The stretch of DNA GGCGACGAGGAACGTCTGCGCCGTGCCTTCCTGCGCGCCTTTGGCCAGCCGCCGAAAGTGTTCGTGCAGCAGGCGCGTTCACGCAACGATCATATCTACCTGTCGTAAGCCGGACCGCCCCGGCCAAAGGTGTAACCCTTTTCGGGGCTGCCCGCGTGCGAGTTGGCTGCCTACAATGGCGCTTGATGCCATTTCAGGAGTCCATGATGCAAATCCCGATGTCGCGCGCCGCCATGATGGCCGGCGCCGTCGCGCTGGCGTTAAGCGCCGCCCTGTCGCCCGCGTACGCCGCCGGCCAGATTCACAACAATCATCAGGAGCATGGTATGAACGGCACCACCACCGCAGTCCCGGCCGCGGCACCGCAAGAGCTGCTGAGCGCTTACGACTATCCGACGACATTGACGCGGCTGGTCAGCGCCTTCGAAGGCGCCGGCATGACGGTCTTTGCGCGCATCGACCATAGCGCCGGCGCCGCCGCTGTCGGACTGGGCATGCCACCGGCCACCGTCCTCATCTACGGCAACCCGCGCGGCGGCACGCCGGCCATGCTGGCGGCGCCAGCGCTCGCGCTCGATCTGCCGTTGCGCGTGCTGGTGCGGCAGGACGACACCGGCGCCACCCGTGTAGCGTTTCACTCCGCGCTGGAACTGGTGCGAAGCGCCGGCCTGCCGGACCAGCTGGCCGCGCCGTTGCTGAAAGCGGAAACGCTGATCGCCGCCACCGTAAAGCCATAAAGCTGATCCGTCAGAACGCGTGACGAATGCCCAGGTCGAAAGCCGAATTGCCGCTGCCCGGATCGCCATTGCTGCCGACCGTATAGCCGGCGCCGTTCTTGTTGTTGATTTTGGCGTAGGCGATATAGGTGTTGGTGCGCTTTGTCCAGGCGTAGGAATAGCCGATGCCGAACTGGCTGGCGTCCTGGTTCCATTGCTTGTCGTTCTTGTGCAGGTAGGACGTCATGATGGTGCCGCGCGCGCCGACCGGCACGGTGGCGCCGACCAGCAGGTCGGAACTGTCGGTGCTGGCCTTGGGCGCGGTGCCGTAAGCGTTGGCCGACGGCAGCACGGCGCTGTTGTAGCCCTTATCCTGGCTGTAGGAAAAGAATGCCTTCAACACGTGGAAGTTGTAGTTCGCCACGAACAGCAGGTTGTGTCCCAGATCATGCGATACCAGCGGCGCGTCCGGCGTCACGCTGTCGCTGTTACGGCTGTTGTAGACCAGCCGGGTATTCAGGTTGCCGTTGCTGTAGGCCAGTGCGGCGGCGTACTGGCGACCGGCGGACTGGCTGCCGGCCTGCTCGCCCATGCTGTAGGTGACTTCGCCTGACAGGCCCTCGTAGGACGGCGTCGCGTACGCCACGGTATTGCTGGTGCGGGTGTTGGGGCCGACCAGCGGGAACAGGTTCTTGGAGGTGCCGGCGTAGCCCAGGCCGAACGGATCGCCCACTTCGCCCAACGCCTTGTACAACGGATTTTTCTGCCGGCCAAACGTCAGCATGCCGAGCGACCGGCTGTTCAGGCCCACCAGCGCCTGGCGGTTGCCGAAGGCGTTGGCGACATCCGATTCGCCGGTGTCGACTTTAAAGCCGGATTCGAGAATGAACAGTGCTTGCAGGCCGCCGCCCAGGTCCTCGACGCCACGAAATCCCAGGCGCGAGACGGAGCCGACCCCGCTGGTGACTTTGCTGACATTGCCGGCCGCGCCGCCGCGTTCGGCCACCAGGCCCGCATCGACAATGCCGTAGATGGTGACATTCGATTGTGCGCTGGCGTTGAAGACGAGGCCGTACATGACGGCCGTAGCCAACCAGGTTTTATTCATGGTGATGCCTTTTGGGAGGTGTTACGGCGCGACTGCGCCGCAGGACTGATCAGGCTCCGGGTGATCGGTGGGCGATGGTGCCCGGAGCCGCAAGGCGGTGATTAACCGCGGTAGAGCGGATTGGAGGCGACGTAGACGCGGACGTTGCCGAGCTGGACGCCGGCGGGACTGATCTTGTTCAGATCGAAGGACGTGGTTCCCGGGAAGGTGCTGACGTTCCACGTAAAGGTCTGGCCGCCCACGCTGAACTGCACGGTCTCACCGTTTTCGACATTGACCCACTTGGTATCGCCGTTGATCACGATGGTGCGGGCCGCTGCGGTGGCCGGCGCCAGCGTGCCGTAGTCGGCGGCGGTGCCGCTCGGGCCGGCGGCCTGGGCGCTGGCCATCATGGCGGTGGAGGTCAGGCCGATCAGGGCCAGGGCGATTACGTTGCTCTTAAAGTTAGACATGCTATTACTCCGATTTGCTCATTTTTGGTTTATGTTTGTATCGGCATGGTGTGTCGATGTTGAACGACATCGACAGAGTGATTTGCGATGTCGTCTGATTGAAATTATAGACAGGCAATTTATGGATGGCATGAATTCTAAGGCGATTTTCAAGTCGAAAAATTCATGATTGATTTCCTGGCCGCTTCTCAAACACTTCCTTTATCACCGGCATGGCCGAGAAGACGCTGGGCCAGCCGGAATAGAAAGCCAGTTGGGTCAGCATCTCCGACGCCTGGGCTTGGGTCAAACCGTTGTCCATGGCGCGGTTGAGGTGGTACGTGATTTGCGCGACTTGGCCGTTGGCGATCAGCGCACTGACGGTCACCAGGCTGCGGTCGCGTGGCGCCAATCCTGGCCGCAGCCACAGATCGCGGAACAAGACTTCGCCGGTGTATTGGACCACCCCGGGCGACACCGCGCCAAAGTTTGCGGCAACCTGCGTGGCGCGGGCGGCTTCCACCTCTTCGTTGAGGGGCAACAGCTTGTCGCCCGCTTGTGGCAATTGCGCGGCGCTGATGCCGCGCGCTTGAAAGACCTGCTGCGTGATGTTGGCCGCATCCACCGCATTGCCCCAACCCCCATAAAACGCCAGGTGGGTGATGATCTCCGAAATCTCGCCCGGCTTGACGCCGTTGTCTAGTGCCAGGCTGACATGCTGCTGCATTTCAGCAGTCTGATTGCGCGCAATCAGCGCCGCCAAGGTGACCACGCTGCGGTCGCGCGGGGACAGACCGGGGCGGTTCCATACTTCGCCCATCAGGCGTTGATCGGCATATTGTTGCAGGGCAGGTGCTACGGCTTGCAGGCTGGAGGATGATTCCATTGTTGCTCCTTGGTTGGTGGTTGCAGGTGCTGCCTGCGCCGTCGCGGTAGCGATGGCGAATGCAGCGCTGATCGCTGTCAATTTCTTCATGTGAACCTCAGTGTGATGGTGTCAGGAGCACTGCGCACAGCATGCAGCCGAGGCCGAAAAACGCCATGGATGCGCCGAGCGGCCAAGGCGTGCCGTTCGACAGCATGCCGACCAGGGCGGAGCCGAGAATGCCGGTGCCGAACTGGCTGGCGCCGATCAGCGCCGATACGGACCCGGCGACTTCCGGGAACAGGTTCAGCGCGCCGGTGATGGCGTTGGCGGCAATCAGCCCCGTGCACGAGATGAACAGGAACAAGGGAATCACCAGTCCGGCCAAACCTCCCCAGCCGGAGGCCGCAGTGATGGCAACGCTGATGCCGAGGATGCCGGCGGCAAGCGCACCGGCCCGCATCAGCCGGTCGCTACCCCAGCGCGCAACGAAACGTACGTTGAACAGGTTGGCGGCCATGATGCCGACCGAACCCAGTGAAAACAGCAAGCCGTAATACTGCGGCGGCACATGGTAATAGCTGATGTAGGCGAAAGGCGTTCCCGCCACATATGCGAAGATGCCGCCGTACAGAAAGCCACCGACGCCGGCGTAGCCGAGCAGACGTGGCTGCCGCAGCAGCGCGCCATAGGTGACGAACACGCGTGACAGCGGTTCACGTATGCGGCGTGTGGCTGGCAAGGTCTCCGGCAAGGTGTACAGCAAGCCGAGCGTGACGAGGCCGACCGCGACCAGCAGCCAGAAGATATCGCGCCAGCCGGCGAATTGCAGTATCAGGCCGCCGACGCTGGGGCCGAGCAAGGGTGCGATGGCGGTGACGATCATCAGCGTCGACATCGTCTGCGCGGCGCGGCTGCCGGCATACAAATCCCGAACGATGGCGCGTGCCAGCGTCACGCTGGCGCAGGCGCCGACCGCTTGCAACGCACGCCAGGCGATCATGCTTTCGACGTTGTTCGACAGCGCACAACCTGCGGAGCCGACGATGAACAGGATCATGCCGATCGCGATCGGCAGCCGGCGGCCCAGGCGGTCGCTGAGCGGTCCCCAGAACAGCTGGCCGAGGCAAAAGCCAACCAGGTAGCCGGAGATGGTCAGCTCGACGCCGCCGGACGCCGTGTGCAGGGCGGCGCCCATGATAGGCATGGCGGGAAGGTAGATGTCGGTGGAAATGGAGGCGAAGGCCATCAGCAGGCTGAGGATGGTCAGCGTCCACAGGTCATGGCGTTGCGCCGTTGCGGTGGACATCAGGGCTGGTAGCGGTAGTCGCTGTCGGCGACCTTTTCCATCCACTCGACGCCCTTGCCACTGGCCATGCCGGTCAGCGCCAGATGGGTCATGGAGGAGGTGGCCGAGGCGCCGTGCCAGTGCTTGACGCCAGGTGGACACCAGACGACGTCGCCGACGTGCAGTTCGGTGACTTTGCCGCCCAAGACCTGGGTCCAACCGGTGCCGGCGGTAATGATCAGGCGTTGGCCGGTCGGATGGGTGTGCCAGGCGGAGTGGGCGCCGGCAGCGAAGGTGACATAGGCGCCGGAATACGGCGTGGCCTCGGTCGGCGCAAACAGCGGATCGACGCGCACCTCGCCGGTAAAGTAGTCGGCCGGCCCTGTGCTTGACGGCAGGCTGCCGGCGCGCGTGATGGTTTGGGTTTGGGCCATGGCATGGCTGGCGCAGGCCATCAGCAGCAGGGCTGCCAGGCGGTTGATATTCATGGAGAGTCCGCTAAGGAGTGAGATCGATAGCCGAACTGTATTAGCAATTTGCCTGTGTATCTAGGCCGTAAAATTGCATGCCCATATGTATGGCATGCATAAATGGCGTTTGCTGCTTCAACCGCGATAGCGCAGCGTGTCGACCACCAGGTTGAACGCCGGCGACGATTGCCGGCGGCTTGGATAGTACAGATGATAGCCGGGAAACGGTTGGCACCAGTCGTCCAGCACCTGTATCAGCCTGCCTTCGGCGATGTCGCGCTGAACCAGGTCTTCCGGCACATAGGCCAGCCCGTAGCCGTCCAGCGCGGCCGTGAGCATCTGCGGCGTGCTGTTGAAGATCATCTGCCCTTGCACCTGTACCTGGACGGCCTGGCCGTCTTTTTCAAATTCCCAGGCGTACAGGCCGCCGTGGGTCGGCAGGCGCAGGTTGGCACAGTTATGGGTGGTGAGGTCTTGCGGCAGCACCGGCTTTTCGCGCCCGGCAAAATAGGCCGGAGCGCCGACCACGACCAGGCGGAAGTCCGGGCCGATGCGCACCGCGATCATGTCTTTCGCCACCCGGTCGCCGTGGCGCACGCCGGCGTCAAAACGCTCCGCCACGATGTCGATCAGGCCGTAGCTGATCGAAATCTCGACCTTCAGGCCCGGATACCCGGGCAGCAGTTGCGATAATCTCGGCCACAGTATGGTGCTGGACGCGTGATCGTGCGCGCTGATGCGGATGGTGCCGGCCGGCTTGTCGCTCATCTCGCTCAGCGCATCGAGCTCGGCGTTAATGCCTTCGTAGTAGGGACCGATGTTGGCCAGCAGGCGCTCGCCGACCTCGGTGGGAGAGACGCCGCGCGTGGTGCGCGTCAACAGGCGCATGCCGAGTTTGGCCTCCAGCCCGCGAATGGTATGGCTCAGGGACGATTGCGTCAGGCCCAGTTGCGCCGCCGCGCGCGTGAAGCTGCGCTCCCGCGCCACCACCACGAACGCGGCCAAATTGTTGAGGTCGATACGTGCCATATATGAATCCGCTGCATGTCAGTTAGTGAAGATTACCACCTATTCGCATGAATCAGGCTTCGGTACATTGCAGACCTGCGTGGTTTTTCTTCTATTTTCGATCAGGTGGCATACATGAAATTCTCTTTTAATGAGCAGGTTGCGCTGGTGACCGGCGCGGCGTCCGGACTCGGTCTCGCCGCCGCCAAAGCATTTGCGCAAGCCGGGGCGACGGTGGTGCTGTCGGACTGGCACGAGGGCGCGCTGGCTGCGGCGACCGCAGAAGTCGCGGCGCTGGGCGGCAAGACGCTGGCGATCCGCTGCGACGTGGCCGATGATGCGCAAGTCGAAGCGATGATCGCGCAGGCGGTGGCGGCCTTCGGCAAGCTCGACTTTGCGTACAACAACGCCGGCGTGCAGAACGTGCTGGCCGAAACGGCCGACGCCACGCGCGACGATTACGACCGCGTCATGTCCATCAATCTGGGCGGCGTGTGGAGTTGCATGAAGTTTGAGTTGCAGCAGATGCGCAAGCAGGGTAGCGGCGCCATCGTCAACTGCTCGTCGCTGGGCGGGCTCGTGGGCGGCGCGGAGCGGGGCGTCTATCACGCCGCCAAGCATGGCGTGATCGGGCTGACCAAAAGCGCGGCGCTGGAATTCGCGGCGCGCGGCATTCGCGTCAACGCAGTGTGCCCCGGCCTGATTCAGACGCCGATGGCGGACCAGATGATTGCCGGCGGCCAGGGCGAGGCGCTGGAAGGCATGCTGAAAGCGGTGCCGATGGGCCGCTACGGCCGCGCCGAGGAAGTCGCCGACGTGGTGCTGTTCCTGTGCAGCGACGGCGCCAGCTTTGTCACCGGCCAGTCGATCTCGGTCGATGGCGGCTTCATCATGCGTTAAACACTCAAACAATCGAAAGGACATACCATGGAACTCAAACGTGTAGGCAGCATGCCATCGGCCAAAGGGCCGGAGGCTTATTTCACCGGCCAGGTGCGGATCGAAATGTTAAGCTCGCCCGCAGCGCCGGCGCGCACCTCGTGCGGACAGGTGACGTTTGAACCGGGCGCACGCTCCGCCTGGCATACCCATCCACTGGGCCAGACCCTGATCGTCACGTCCGGCTGCGGCTGGACGCAGTGTGAAGGCGAAGCCAAGGTCGAAATCCGCGCCGGCGACGTGATCTGGTGCCCGCCCGGCCACAAGCACTGGCACGGCGCCACTGCGACCACCGCGATGACCCACATCGCAGTCCAGGAAGCGCTTGATGGCGTGGCGGTGGTGTGGCTGGAGAAGGTCAGCGACGAAGATTATCTGAGCCCGGTGAGCGAATGGCACGCGCATGCGCACGATTAAGTCAGCCACAGTGAATCAATGAAAGGACGCATTACATGACAGTCAAAGCATATGGCGCCCACGCTAGCGACCAACCTCTGGTGTCAATGGACATCACCCGCCGCGAACCGGGCGCCCACGACGTCCAGATCGACATCGCCTTTTGCGGCATCTGCCATTCGGACCTGCATACCGTGCGCGCCGAATGGGCCGGCACGTTGTTCCCTTGCGTGCCGGGACATGAGATCGTCGGCCGCGTCGCGGCAGTGGGCGATCACGTAACCAGCCACAAGGTGGGCGACCTGGTCGGTGTCGGCTGCATGGTCGACAGCTGCCAGCACTGCGCGGACTGCGAAGAGGGGCTGGAAAACTATTGCGACAACATGGTCGGCACCTACAATGCGCCGACTGCGGACCAGCCGGGCTGGACGATGGGTGGTTACGCCCAGCAGATCGTGGTGCACGAACGCTACGTGCTGCGCATCCGCCATCCGGAACAGGACCTGGCCGCCGTCGCGCCGCTGCTGTGCGCCGGCATTACCACCTACTCGCCGCTGCGTCACTGGAAGGTGGGGCCGGGCAGCAAAGTCGGCGTGGTCGGCATCGGCGGTCTGGGCCACATGGGCATCAAGCTGGCGCATGCGATGGGCGCGCATGTGGTGGCGTTCACCACCTCCGAATCCAAGCGCGCCGACGCCAGGGCGCTCGGTGCGGACGAGGTAGTGGCGTCGCGCAATGCCGACGAGATGGCGGCCCACGCCAAGAGCCTCGACTTCATCCTCAACACCGTGGCCGCGCCGCACGACCTGGACGCCTTCCTGGTGCTGCTGAAACGCGATGGCACCATGACGCTGGTCGGCGCGCCGGCCACCTCGCACCCGTCGCCGAATGTGTTCAACCTGATCATGAAGCGCCGCGCGCTTGCCGGGTCGATGATCGGCGGCATTCCGGAAACCCAGGAGATGCTGGACTTCTGCGCCGAACACGGCATCGTCGCCGACATCGAGCTGATACGCGCCGACGACATCAACGCCGCCTACGAACGCATGCTCAAGGGCGACGTCAAGTACCGCTTCGTGATCGACAACGCCACGCTTGCGGCCTGAACGCGAGTGCGGGTGTGGGAGAGCAGACGACGGTCTTGCATTTCGTCTGCTCAGTTCGCTGCCGTGTTGAACAACTCGCGGTCGTCGATCAAGCCCCTGTCCATGGCGGTGACGACTGCCTGAGTACGCGTTACAGAATCGAGCTTGCGCATAATGGTTTTGACGTGGGCTTTGGCGGTATTCATGGAGATGTCCAACGCTTTGGCGATGGCTTTATTGCTGTGGCCCTTGGCGAGCAAGTGCAAGATGCCCCCTTCGCGCACAGTCAGCGAGCTCTGGGTCAGGCTGTTGGCGATCTCGGCAACCAGACTTGGCGTGATGTAGCGGCGTCCCTGCGCCACCGCCCTGACGCCGGCGACCAATTCGTCCGATGTCGCGTTTTGTAAGATGTAGCCCTGGATGCCATGTTCAATGGCGGTTCGGATCTGGCGCCCCTGGCGGTAGGGGGTAACGATCAGAATCGCTGGCGCTTTATGCCCCAACGCTTTAAGCGTTTCCGTTCGCATCATCAGGCCATTGCTGTATCCGGTCACAATTACCTGCACGTCGCTCAACGATTCATGTTGAGCGAACGAGCGGACGATGGCGAACTCCGCATGCGGGTATAGCGCAGCGGCCATTCCTGCTTCAAGCAAAGGTTCGCCATGCGTGACATGGACGGTGATAGGGCGGCTCATCGTGTGGTGAGTTTCAGGATGCATTGAGGACCTGACTGTAATTGGTCGGTCGATCAGGCGCAACAGGTCACGGGGAATGTTGTCTATGCGTGCAAGAAGCTGACGGAACAGCATGAAAGGCGTTGGTTCAGCGCGGCGGACAGCGTGTCATACCAGGCTATTGTGGTCGGGGCGAGAGGATTCGAACCTCCGGTCTCTACGTCCCGAACAATGTGAATTTAGGTCATGGAAGGCTAAACGTATTAATTAATTATACATGAATCCTTTAAAATCAATATGTTATGTTTTCGTTCGGTTGTTTTCGTGAACTTTCTCGAACCTGAATCTGCGATGATTTGGCACAGAATTGGCACAGATTGGTACAGTTTTCAGTTGATGTAAGACCACGGCTTTCGGACCGAAATGGGCTGGGAACCGACCTTCCCCTTTGTTTTATGGCAACGTTTTGCAGGTCGCTTCGACATAGCCTATCCGGCCACGTATGCCCGAAATCGTTGGTATGAGTTTAGAAGACGTGGCTCAATCCGTACTTCAATAAAGTCGGACGAAACGCTGCGCTGGGCTTCATGAGAATGGCGTGCATAGTGATTACGGCGTACGCATGTACCACGCGACGTTATGTAGAAAAAGTACGGCGAGTTCGCCTTTGCTACGACAGATGACACGACCGAGCTAAGTGGGTTTGGAAGGGGTGAACTGCCGTCAGAATGTCGATGATATGGATAGGACGAGAGGAGGTCGGGCGCTGGCCCTAAGTAATTTTTGGATGAAAACTTAGAGTGGAAGTCTCGGCGGGAAAGCAAAAACTGTCGCTTTAACCCCGCACAATCACTGAGGTCCGCTCTAACAACGGAGACGTATCAATGGACGAGCGTCTTAGACGCGAGCTAGGCTGGGGTCTTGTGAAAATGAAGAAAAGTTAGTTACCCCGAAAATTGGGGCGCGGACAGCGATGCACTCGACTTTGAATGGTTAGGGCTTACAAAGAGGCCGCCCTCGATTCTGTCATGTGGAAATGTCAATTGGCTCACAGCATTTTCATCACTCTGCTTCGTCACCGCACGAGCATTCGTACGATAGTTCCATAGAAATGCAGTAGTAAGCCATCAATAGGGCCTGCTTGGCTATAGGTGTTGCTGCTGCCCTGCCTAACTAGGTAGGCAGTTCCGTGCTTCTCTAGCCCTCATGCGCATTATGGCGTCCGAGCGGTTAGATTGAGCGGTAGCCTTGCGATGGGTTGGCGAAATTTTTGTTTTTTCAATCTCCATCTCGGGCGCTAGTTGGACGGATTCCGTTCCATTTGTCCCTCCAAGCACGCGGTTGAGCCAGTCATAGATGACCTGGGAGTGCCAGCGGACCAAGCCTCCTAGCCGCTTTGGTTCAGGAATGTCACCAGACTTAATCATTTTTTCGATGTTGCGAACGGAGCATCCGACTATTTCGGCAACATCTTCCTTACTCATGGCTCTTATTTCGATATTCATAAATTTAAGATGAATTTTCAATTCTAGTAAATACTGCTTCGTTTCATGTCAGGTCACCATTAACTCACATTTTTAATAAACTTCAAATTGCTATTTTTGCACTATTGGTATAAATAATTATATTTCTAAAGAAAATCGTTATTTTTTAAGAGAAAAAAATCTGATATGTTTTTATCGTAAATTTATCTATTTATACACCTGTGGAAATTTTGCATCAGCATCGTGAATTTGACATTAATAATGCTGCACAGCCTGGGCGCCGCGAACGAGGACAAGGAAGGGCGTTCCGTAGGGGGAGGTCACCTCATAACTCACTTCTTGGTTCGTAAGCTGAGCAAAAATTCTTGTCGGATAGCTAAACCTCGAAATGAGAAGCGAGATAAATAGAACACTTTGAGCGACTCTTGACAGCGTGAGGTTGGACTATGTCCACCTCGCCGAGGCCGTATTCACCATTATTCTCATAATGGTGATTAGTGTCTGGCGATGTCACATGGCAACTCTCATGTGAATGCGAAAGGCGTGCTTCTAAGAAATCCTTCCTGTACTATCTCTTAATGTAAAAAAGCTATCGCGCTTGGAGCATCGGAGGATGCGTCGAGTTAGACCTTACGAGAGGTTTTAATGAAATATCGGAGCAAGGGCAAAGCGCTTTCCGCCGAAGTTATGGCAGCGCTATTGGATGGCGATGATGAGACATTGCCAGGCGATGTATTGATGCACGAGGAAGATGTTCTTAAGATGAGGCGCTTGCTTAAGCCATTTCATCTAAGAACTGCACTGGAACTCTCGGCGGCTTTGCTCACGCTTCCACAGTTGCAAGCGTCGACACCCCGCATCGAATGTCTAATTCATCTTGTCGCGAGTTCTTGTGCGGGAAAACGGAAAGCAACTGACCAAGATATCGCCAGGTGGTTGAACAGAAATCTGCATGGCACTCCAGCTTGGCGTATGGAGGACCCAGCTGAGGATGTGTTCGTCGGGAATGTCAGCACCCAAACGGGCAACTTCAGGATTCTTCAGGACGCCTACCCCTATAACGATTGCTATCTTTCGACTGTTCTTAACAGTGCGTTCTTCCTTGCGCGAGGAGTACAAGAATTAAATGCACCTTTGAAAAGCGTTCTTGCACTGCTGAAGTTGAGTGAACAGACGTGTAAAAGGCTCGGCTTAAAGCGATGGTCATTAGAAGATTCAGAAAGCCATTCCGACATCTTGGTTGGGAAGTCTGCCGAATTGGTCGAAAGGGGGCGTACGCTTCAGTTCAATGTCGATGGACTACGTGAAATCGGTATTGATATCAACGATTTGGAGCCGTTCTTATTAGGTGCATGCGCAATCGATGACAGCTCTCCAGGGACTATCAATCGGATTGATAGTCCCCTACGTGACCGGCCATTAGTTAAATTTGGGGATGTCATATTGCTTGCGCTTCCGAATGCTGTTGCTAGCGCATCAAAGCGTTTCCTTATTCGACACATCGAGCATCTAGGCCTAGGACGTAAAGTATCCGATAGCATCGCGGAATCTCAGCTCAATCAAGTTCTAAACTGTTTTTCGAGGTTAGGTGTAGAAATCAAACATGATGATAAGCAATTTCCTGAAATGGAAAATGCGATTAGCTTTGACTTCGTTTACGAGCCGAGGCATGTGGTCCATCTTCTGGTGCTTCTGGATGATGCCGATGTATCGATGAGCGAAGGTGATTACTCTACTGGGGACTATACGAAAGCTCAGCTTACCGCCTTACGTAGCCGTATCGAAGAGAGAAGAGTAGAACTCGAGTTGCGCTCGGGTTTTGATAGAGGGACTTTGGTGGTGGTCTTTGGAGGCATTGGGCGTCAGCGGGTTTTGGCGCTGCCACCTGAGAAACCTAACTGGGACACAATAAGCTTTGACGTCCCAGACATTGATTTACTTTTAAATTTTGGCACTGAGGAATTTCGAAAGCTTCTGAAATGTCAGCAGCAGGCACGATGGCTACGGGAGACAGGCGTAAATGTTTACAATCCGAGCGGTGCCTTTGGTCAGTACTGCTATTGGACCGCTTCTGACTATAAAATAGTGCCTCACTGGATACCGCTTCGCGACAGTGGGCCTATACCGCTTCTTGGAAACTTTTTGGCTGTTGTCCGTCAAAGATTCAGAGATTTGAGCGATGAGCATGTGGTTACGAATCGAGACGGAAAATTCCTCCCTGTCGCACGCTTCGGCCGAGATTCTTTTTTTCAATCCCATATAAAGGCTCCGCTGTATGCTAGCCCTTTAGCCGCAGAGAACGGATATCTCGCTGCGGCCGCCAAATCAGCAAACGGATATCGCTGGTTAATCGTAAAGATTGACGGCCTACCCCCCTCAACTAGAAGGACCGCATACGAGATATGGTCTAACTTTGCGAATAAGTTCTTTGAGTTGGCGGTAGTGTTGGATTCGCTATCATCCACCGGGCACGCTCCAACTTTGGAGGTTCATGTTGATGTCAGTCGGGTGAATGAAATGGAGCAGACTGGTATGGGCTCTTACACCTCATCTCCCTTTGATGCGACGATAAGACCCATCTCAAATGGTGGGGCCTTGATTCGATTACCACCGAACTTTTTCGATGGATTCATGCGTATTGATAATGCGGCCGAGAGGTCTTTTCTATTGAAGGTTGGAGCGGCCCTGGTCGCTGCGTCGCATACTATCGGAATTACACTTTTACCCGGGATTGCATCGAAGGCTTGTGATGAGGTTTTGCCTTTAGGTGGTGGGCGACTTATCCATATATTTCCTAGCCGTTTGGCAATTGACAATATTCTGAACCGCGTTGAAGAAATCCCCTCGTTTGTCGATGATGCTGACGTGAATTTCGTTCGTATAGGGTTGGTCAGAGGGTTTTCCATAGACAAGCCAAAAAGAGTTAAAGGCAAAGACAACTGCATCCGTTTGCTGAATGGCATCGTCGACAGTCTTTGGGGGAGAATTCGCACCTTCTTGAAGTCCATTGAAAGAACTAGCCTATTGACCGAGGGGTTTCGCTCGATTGAAGCACTCCATGCGGAAAATTCTCAGTGGAGAAATTCCGCGCAAGCGGTGCTTGCACTGCATGGGGCAGATGCCATTTCGTCCGCTTTTAAGAGGGACCAGGACCGAAGCAGAACGTCACTCGCTACCAGAATTTTATTGGAAATGGCTATCTGTGAGTGCCCGGTGCAAGATGGGGGCGTGCTCGCGCTCAGCGAATATGAATCGTTATTGGCATTGATTTCCGTGCTAGTTGAGGTCGCATATGACTCTGACGCCATTCATGGCGAACTCGCGGAGGCTGAGTTGGTTGTCTACCCGAACGGTGAGTATCATTTAGATAGACGGTATCGTAAGACAATTATGGCTCCTTTTGTTTCTAACCAATTCGCTTCGGAGTTTCAAGACGCAGCTGTCGAGTACGAAGCCAAGGTCACACCGAGAGAAATTTCAGATAAGGAT from Duganella dendranthematis encodes:
- a CDS encoding multidrug effflux MFS transporter gives rise to the protein MSTATAQRHDLWTLTILSLLMAFASISTDIYLPAMPIMGAALHTASGGVELTISGYLVGFCLGQLFWGPLSDRLGRRLPIAIGMILFIVGSAGCALSNNVESMIAWRALQAVGACASVTLARAIVRDLYAGSRAAQTMSTLMIVTAIAPLLGPSVGGLILQFAGWRDIFWLLVAVGLVTLGLLYTLPETLPATRRIREPLSRVFVTYGALLRQPRLLGYAGVGGFLYGGIFAYVAGTPFAYISYYHVPPQYYGLLFSLGSVGIMAANLFNVRFVARWGSDRLMRAGALAAGILGISVAITAASGWGGLAGLVIPLFLFISCTGLIAANAITGALNLFPEVAGSVSALIGASQFGTGILGSALVGMLSNGTPWPLGASMAFFGLGCMLCAVLLTPSH
- a CDS encoding carboxymuconolactone decarboxylase family protein codes for the protein MKKLTAISAAFAIATATAQAAPATTNQGATMESSSSLQAVAPALQQYADQRLMGEVWNRPGLSPRDRSVVTLAALIARNQTAEMQQHVSLALDNGVKPGEISEIITHLAFYGGWGNAVDAANITQQVFQARGISAAQLPQAGDKLLPLNEEVEAARATQVAANFGAVSPGVVQYTGEVLFRDLWLRPGLAPRDRSLVTVSALIANGQVAQITYHLNRAMDNGLTQAQASEMLTQLAFYSGWPSVFSAMPVIKEVFEKRPGNQS
- a CDS encoding LysR family transcriptional regulator — protein: MARIDLNNLAAFVVVARERSFTRAAAQLGLTQSSLSHTIRGLEAKLGMRLLTRTTRGVSPTEVGERLLANIGPYYEGINAELDALSEMSDKPAGTIRISAHDHASSTILWPRLSQLLPGYPGLKVEISISYGLIDIVAERFDAGVRHGDRVAKDMIAVRIGPDFRLVVVGAPAYFAGREKPVLPQDLTTHNCANLRLPTHGGLYAWEFEKDGQAVQVQVQGQMIFNSTPQMLTAALDGYGLAYVPEDLVQRDIAEGRLIQVLDDWCQPFPGYHLYYPSRRQSSPAFNLVVDTLRYRG
- a CDS encoding (R)-mandelonitrile lyase, yielding MNINRLAALLLMACASHAMAQTQTITRAGSLPSSTGPADYFTGEVRVDPLFAPTEATPYSGAYVTFAAGAHSAWHTHPTGQRLIITAGTGWTQVLGGKVTELHVGDVVWCPPGVKHWHGASATSSMTHLALTGMASGKGVEWMEKVADSDYRYQP
- a CDS encoding porin — its product is MNKTWLATAVMYGLVFNASAQSNVTIYGIVDAGLVAERGGAAGNVSKVTSGVGSVSRLGFRGVEDLGGGLQALFILESGFKVDTGESDVANAFGNRQALVGLNSRSLGMLTFGRQKNPLYKALGEVGDPFGLGYAGTSKNLFPLVGPNTRTSNTVAYATPSYEGLSGEVTYSMGEQAGSQSAGRQYAAALAYSNGNLNTRLVYNSRNSDSVTPDAPLVSHDLGHNLLFVANYNFHVLKAFFSYSQDKGYNSAVLPSANAYGTAPKASTDSSDLLVGATVPVGARGTIMTSYLHKNDKQWNQDASQFGIGYSYAWTKRTNTYIAYAKINNKNGAGYTVGSNGDPGSGNSAFDLGIRHAF
- a CDS encoding DUF302 domain-containing protein; the encoded protein is MMQIPMSRAAMMAGAVALALSAALSPAYAAGQIHNNHQEHGMNGTTTAVPAAAPQELLSAYDYPTTLTRLVSAFEGAGMTVFARIDHSAGAAAVGLGMPPATVLIYGNPRGGTPAMLAAPALALDLPLRVLVRQDDTGATRVAFHSALELVRSAGLPDQLAAPLLKAETLIAATVKP
- a CDS encoding CzcE family metal-binding protein, whose translation is MSNFKSNVIALALIGLTSTAMMASAQAAGPSGTAADYGTLAPATAAARTIVINGDTKWVNVENGETVQFSVGGQTFTWNVSTFPGTTSFDLNKISPAGVQLGNVRVYVASNPLYRG